A region from the Bactrocera dorsalis isolate Fly_Bdor chromosome 1, ASM2337382v1, whole genome shotgun sequence genome encodes:
- the LOC109579367 gene encoding short neuropeptide F, translating into MFMSNRLVSSFLFVCISVMLWQQSSADVPDNNALANLYNSLLQREYAGPIVFPNHQVERKAQRSPSLRLRFGRRSDPDMYLPAEKRWFGDVNQKPIRSPSLRLRFGRRSDPSMPLHSEFDAVMNDLAGVSNNGGITDVEEAAAFYGDEYPEDMYDAGFERMVRKPQRLRFGRSLPRIQNNIDDELEHEQLQQTDDFFNSLLTSEKLHNMLLSLRQYDSDNDEFQREVRKPSPLRLRFGRSAAGDTNEQKKVTAQNAINGEKSAPATQQQPQQAQAKN; encoded by the exons ATGTTCATGTCAAATCGTTTAGTGAGCTCATTCCTGTTTGTCTGCATCAGTGTTATGCTGTGGCAGCAAAGCTCCGCCGATGTGCCGGATAACA ACGCACTCGCCAACTTATACAACAGTTTGCTGCAACGCGAATATGCCGGTCCCATTGTTTTCCCCAACCATCAGGTCGAACGCAAAGCTCAACGTTCGCCTTCGTTGCGACTACGTTTCGGTCGTCGCAGCGATCCGGATATGTACTTGCCCGCCGAGAAACGTTGGTTTGGTGATGTAAATCAGAAGCCAATACGTTCGCCATCATTACGTTTACGTTTCGGTCGTCGCAGCGATCCCAGCATGCCACTGCATAGCGAATTCGATGCTGTCATGAACGATTTGGCTGGTGTGAGCAACAATGGCGGCATAACTGATGTCGAAGAAGCGGCTGCCTTTTACGGTGACGAGTACCCTGAAGATATGTATGACGCTGGTTTTGAGCGTATGGTACGTAAGCCTCAGCGTTTGCGTTTCGGCCGCAGCTTGCCAAGAATCCAGAATAATATCGATGATGAATTAGAG CACGAACAACTTCAACAGACCGATGATTTCTTCAACTCCCTCTTAACTTCAGAAAAATTGCACAATATGTTGCTCTCACTCCGTCAATATGATTCTGACAATGACGAATTCCAACGTGAAGTACGCAAACCATCGCCTCTCCGTTTGAGATTTGGCCGCAGCGCCGCCGGTGATACTAATGAACAGAAG AAGGTCACTGCACAAAATGCCA